A region from the Geobacter benzoatilyticus genome encodes:
- a CDS encoding mannose-1-phosphate guanyltransferase, with protein MKAVIMAGGFGTRIQPLTSSIPKPMIPLLNRPIMLHIVELLKKYEITDLVMLLYHQPAVIKNFFRDGTDFGVKITYVTPLQDMGTAGAVKCAEKFLDERFLVISGDLLTDFNLQKIIDSHEENKALATITLTSVKDPLQFGVVITDKEKRITQFLEKPGWGEVISDTINTGIYVFEPEIFAHIPEEENYDFSQDLFPKLLEQQKPLFGHTAKGYWRDIGNTDSYREAHHDIFKGKVNVKIDEAKQDLVGKDLRLGSDVNLDEHITLEGTVIVGDNSQVFESAHIKDSVIGRNCTIDPGVRLNRCVIWDNVYVKKGAKLHDSVLCSNVRVGHGVVMEEGVIVADDTSIGEEAYIKRDVKIWPRKVIEAGATVTGNLIWGEKWKKSLFEGAMVKGLTNMELTPEFVAKLGCAYGTTLPKGSHIISARDAYRSCRMLKRSFIGGLLSAGVNVRDLTMVPMPVLRYKLRSFGEVGGIYFRQAIDDPASTEIVFLDGEGLDFSSSMGKNVERIFFKENFRRAHHTEPGALSEIPLQVMDFYREGFLHAIGKSPLQKKQFKVVIDFNHSSASQILPGILTQMGCEVISLNAYVDEERGIQAVAERQESLGQLSKIVATLEAHAGFWLDPTTEGVIMVDETGKVYEGADLLPLIAGLALRSGEKGLFVVPVSAPSAIERMVQERGGTVTRTKSADRAMIEATISSEVVLAGTMDGRFAFPKFQSAFDGMFAIAKTIEMVAKGGLSISKVAAEIPQRAFLQTRVPCVWDMKGGIMRKMSEDSLDKEASFIDGIKVHFGEDWALVLPDQYLPYVHIVAEARDAKTAQKLLDEYRKKVEGWKRELQ; from the coding sequence ATGAAAGCAGTCATTATGGCCGGCGGGTTCGGGACCCGCATCCAGCCCCTGACGAGCAGCATCCCGAAACCGATGATCCCGCTGCTGAACCGCCCCATCATGCTCCATATCGTGGAACTGCTGAAAAAGTACGAGATCACCGATCTGGTGATGCTCCTCTACCACCAGCCGGCGGTCATCAAGAACTTCTTCCGGGACGGCACCGACTTCGGCGTCAAGATCACCTACGTGACCCCCCTTCAGGACATGGGGACCGCCGGGGCCGTCAAGTGTGCCGAGAAATTCCTGGACGAGCGGTTCCTCGTCATCAGCGGCGACCTCCTCACCGACTTCAACCTCCAGAAGATTATCGACTCCCACGAGGAGAACAAGGCACTGGCCACCATTACCCTCACTTCGGTGAAGGACCCGCTTCAGTTCGGGGTCGTCATCACCGACAAGGAGAAGCGGATTACCCAGTTCCTGGAGAAGCCGGGGTGGGGGGAGGTGATCTCCGACACCATCAACACCGGCATCTACGTCTTCGAGCCGGAGATCTTCGCCCATATCCCCGAGGAGGAGAACTACGACTTTTCCCAGGATCTCTTCCCGAAACTTCTGGAGCAGCAGAAGCCCCTCTTCGGCCACACCGCCAAGGGTTACTGGCGCGATATCGGCAATACCGACTCCTATCGTGAGGCCCACCACGACATCTTCAAGGGGAAGGTGAACGTGAAGATCGACGAGGCGAAGCAGGATCTGGTGGGGAAGGATTTGCGGCTGGGAAGCGACGTGAACCTGGACGAGCACATTACCCTGGAGGGGACGGTGATCGTGGGGGACAACTCCCAGGTCTTCGAGAGCGCCCACATCAAGGATTCGGTCATCGGTCGCAACTGCACCATTGATCCGGGCGTCCGCCTGAATCGCTGTGTCATCTGGGACAATGTTTACGTGAAGAAGGGGGCCAAGCTCCACGACAGCGTCCTCTGCAGCAACGTGCGGGTGGGGCACGGGGTCGTCATGGAAGAGGGGGTCATCGTGGCCGACGACACCTCCATCGGCGAAGAGGCCTACATCAAGCGGGATGTGAAGATCTGGCCCCGCAAGGTGATCGAGGCGGGGGCCACCGTTACCGGCAACCTCATCTGGGGCGAGAAGTGGAAGAAGTCTCTCTTCGAGGGAGCCATGGTCAAGGGGCTTACAAACATGGAGCTCACCCCCGAGTTCGTGGCCAAGCTGGGGTGCGCCTATGGCACAACGCTCCCCAAGGGAAGCCATATCATATCGGCCCGCGATGCTTACCGCTCCTGCCGGATGCTCAAGCGCAGCTTCATCGGCGGCCTCCTTTCCGCCGGGGTCAACGTGCGGGACCTGACCATGGTGCCGATGCCGGTCCTGCGCTACAAGCTCCGCTCCTTCGGCGAGGTGGGGGGGATCTATTTCCGCCAGGCCATTGACGATCCCGCATCCACCGAGATCGTTTTCCTGGACGGCGAAGGTCTCGACTTCTCCAGTTCCATGGGGAAAAACGTGGAGAGGATTTTCTTCAAGGAGAACTTCCGCCGGGCCCACCACACTGAGCCGGGCGCCCTTTCCGAGATTCCTCTGCAGGTGATGGATTTCTACCGTGAAGGGTTCCTCCACGCCATCGGCAAGTCGCCGCTGCAGAAGAAGCAATTCAAGGTGGTAATCGATTTCAATCATTCCTCGGCCAGTCAGATTCTCCCCGGTATCCTGACCCAGATGGGGTGCGAGGTCATCAGCCTCAACGCCTATGTGGACGAGGAGCGGGGCATTCAGGCGGTGGCTGAGCGTCAGGAGAGCCTCGGCCAGCTTTCCAAGATCGTTGCCACCCTGGAGGCCCATGCCGGGTTCTGGCTCGATCCCACCACCGAAGGGGTTATCATGGTGGATGAAACCGGAAAGGTCTATGAAGGGGCTGATCTGCTGCCGCTCATAGCCGGACTAGCCCTTCGCTCCGGCGAAAAGGGGCTGTTCGTGGTGCCGGTTTCGGCCCCTTCGGCCATCGAGCGGATGGTCCAGGAACGGGGAGGGACTGTGACCCGCACCAAGAGCGCCGACCGGGCCATGATCGAAGCCACCATTTCTTCCGAAGTGGTCCTTGCCGGTACCATGGACGGCCGTTTTGCGTTCCCCAAATTCCAGTCCGCCTTCGACGGCATGTTCGCCATCGCCAAGACCATCGAAATGGTGGCCAAGGGGGGGCTGTCCATCTCAAAGGTGGCGGCAGAGATTCCCCAACGGGCCTTCCTTCAGACCAGGGTTCCCTGCGTCTGGGACATGAAGGGGGGGATCATGCGGAAGATGAGCGAGGACAGCCTCGACAAGGAGGCGAGCTTCATCGACGGGATCAAGGTCCACTTCGGCGAGGACTGGGCCCTGGTGCTCCCCGACCAGTATCTCCCCTATGTCCACATCGTGGCCGAGGCCCGGGATGCCAAGACGGCCCAGAAGCTCCTCGATGAGTACAGAAAAAAGGTCGAGGGGTGGAAACGGGAACTGCAGTGA
- a CDS encoding nitrous oxide-stimulated promoter family protein translates to METLTKKQQNDMRILTDFVRVYCHARHDRSLRAPFEPPPELRHRYPKGVDLCPDCAGLLAHGIQKRRKCPLDPKPSCKHCRVHCYSKEYRAKIREVMAFSGRRMILRGRLDYLWHYFAK, encoded by the coding sequence ATGGAAACGCTCACGAAAAAACAGCAAAATGACATGCGGATCCTCACCGACTTTGTCCGGGTCTACTGCCACGCCCGTCATGACCGTTCACTCCGGGCCCCCTTCGAGCCGCCGCCGGAACTTAGGCACCGCTACCCCAAAGGGGTGGATCTCTGCCCCGACTGCGCCGGGCTCCTGGCCCACGGCATCCAGAAGCGCCGCAAATGTCCCCTGGACCCTAAGCCATCGTGCAAGCATTGCCGCGTCCACTGCTACAGCAAGGAGTACCGGGCGAAAATCCGGGAAGTCATGGCCTTCTCGGGGCGAAGAATGATTCTGCGGGGACGGCTCGATTATCTTTGGCACTATTTTGCTAAATAA
- the pcnB gene encoding polynucleotide adenylyltransferase PcnB has translation MKSEPVIIPRQDHPISRSQVSPNALRVLYRLKDNGHIAYLVGGCVRDLLLGREPKDFDVATDATPNQVKRLFRNCRLVGRRFRLAHIHYQDEIIEVATFRAMAPEEPGEAEAEPLAEGEVERSRKPRHVVSDEGMVLRDNVFGTPEEDALRRDFTVNALAYNIADFSIIDYANGMEDLRRGVIRTIGDPVVRFTEDPVRMIRAVRFAAILGFTVEEATRRAVLELAPTITRATAPRLYEEMLKLFLSGAGERVYQILRQAGLFAHLFPRFNGWLDRESDGFPHLRISKALEWIDGQVGGGEPVSPPLLLALMFGEYVEELAGELVSAGMPVPDAVSGAMAGFLGEQAPIIAIPHRIALAVREILLLQLRLAKIPGKRPQGVLARSSFAEALAYLRCRCAVTGEGEKVLAWWERYSRDNTMPPVEPGTGESEGKATKRRRRRGKRRKPAVS, from the coding sequence ATGAAAAGCGAACCAGTCATCATCCCCCGGCAAGATCATCCCATCTCACGCTCCCAAGTCAGCCCCAACGCCCTCCGTGTCCTCTACCGCCTCAAGGACAACGGCCATATCGCCTACCTCGTGGGGGGATGCGTCCGGGATCTCCTCCTGGGGCGCGAACCCAAGGATTTCGACGTGGCCACCGACGCCACCCCTAACCAGGTGAAGCGCCTCTTCCGCAACTGCCGCCTGGTGGGGCGCCGGTTCCGGCTTGCCCATATCCATTATCAGGACGAGATCATCGAGGTGGCCACCTTCCGGGCCATGGCGCCGGAAGAGCCGGGGGAGGCCGAAGCCGAACCTCTCGCCGAAGGGGAGGTGGAGCGCTCCCGGAAGCCCCGCCATGTGGTGAGCGACGAGGGGATGGTGCTGCGGGACAATGTCTTCGGAACGCCGGAGGAAGATGCCCTGCGGCGGGATTTTACGGTGAATGCCCTGGCGTACAATATCGCCGATTTTTCCATCATAGACTACGCCAATGGCATGGAGGACCTGCGGCGTGGAGTCATCCGCACCATTGGCGATCCTGTGGTTCGTTTCACCGAGGACCCGGTACGGATGATCCGGGCAGTGCGCTTTGCCGCCATCCTGGGCTTTACCGTGGAGGAGGCTACCCGGCGGGCGGTCCTGGAGCTGGCGCCCACCATTACCAGGGCCACGGCTCCCCGTCTCTACGAAGAAATGTTGAAGCTGTTTCTCTCGGGGGCCGGGGAGCGGGTCTACCAGATTCTGCGCCAGGCCGGGCTCTTTGCCCATCTTTTCCCCCGGTTCAACGGCTGGCTTGACCGGGAGAGCGACGGTTTTCCCCATTTGAGGATAAGCAAGGCTCTGGAGTGGATTGACGGCCAGGTGGGGGGCGGAGAGCCGGTTTCGCCGCCGCTTCTTCTTGCCTTGATGTTCGGCGAGTATGTGGAGGAACTGGCCGGGGAACTGGTTTCGGCCGGGATGCCGGTTCCTGATGCGGTCAGCGGCGCCATGGCCGGCTTTCTCGGTGAGCAGGCGCCGATTATCGCCATCCCCCATCGGATTGCCCTCGCCGTGCGGGAAATTCTGCTGCTCCAGCTTCGTCTGGCAAAGATACCGGGGAAACGGCCCCAGGGGGTTCTTGCCCGGTCAAGCTTTGCCGAGGCCCTGGCCTATCTGCGATGCCGGTGCGCGGTGACGGGGGAGGGGGAGAAGGTCCTTGCCTGGTGGGAGCGCTACAGCCGCGACAACACCATGCCGCCGGTGGAGCCGGGTACCGGGGAAAGCGAAGGAAAAGCCACGAAACGCCGCAGGCGCCGGGGGAAGAGACGCAAGCCAGCTGTCTCCTGA
- a CDS encoding ATP-binding protein, with product MIRKIVSIDEEKCNGCGLCVPACAEGAIKIVNGKAVLSADNLCDGLGACLGDCPQDAIKIIEREADEFDEAAVEVHLKDTGRKPAHHEPPATRHHGHHAGGGCPGSRAMTFEKPEPADEQPAGGKIASRLRQWPVQLHLVPTTAPYFQDADLLIAADCVAFAHGDFHREFLEGKALVIGCPKLDDNNAYLHKLTEIFRSSSIKSITVLRMEVPCCGGIVMAARQALAASGKEIPFREVVIGIQGEIKG from the coding sequence ATGATTCGAAAAATCGTCAGCATTGATGAAGAGAAGTGCAACGGCTGCGGCCTCTGCGTCCCCGCCTGTGCCGAGGGAGCCATAAAAATCGTGAACGGCAAGGCGGTCCTGTCCGCCGACAACCTTTGCGACGGTCTCGGAGCCTGCCTCGGCGACTGCCCCCAGGATGCAATCAAGATTATCGAGCGGGAAGCGGACGAGTTTGACGAGGCGGCCGTGGAGGTACACCTGAAGGACACCGGCCGCAAACCGGCCCACCATGAGCCGCCTGCTACCCGGCACCATGGGCACCATGCCGGCGGCGGCTGCCCCGGCTCCCGGGCCATGACCTTTGAGAAACCCGAGCCCGCCGACGAGCAGCCCGCTGGAGGAAAAATCGCCAGCAGGCTCCGCCAGTGGCCCGTCCAGCTTCACCTGGTGCCGACAACTGCCCCCTACTTCCAGGACGCCGACCTTCTCATCGCCGCCGATTGCGTCGCCTTCGCCCACGGCGATTTCCACCGGGAATTCCTGGAGGGGAAGGCGCTGGTCATCGGCTGCCCCAAGCTGGACGACAACAACGCCTATCTCCATAAGCTGACCGAGATCTTCCGGTCCTCCTCCATCAAGAGCATCACCGTTCTGAGGATGGAAGTCCCCTGCTGCGGAGGCATCGTCATGGCGGCCCGCCAGGCCCTGGCGGCCAGCGGAAAGGAAATTCCCTTCCGGGAGGTCGTCATTGGTATCCAAGGGGAGATAAAAGGGTAA
- a CDS encoding glycoside hydrolase family 57 protein: MSAPLSVIFLWHMHQPYYKDPVKGEYALPWTYLHAVKDYYDMAAIVDDTPGARAVFNLVPSLLDQILDYAAGTAVDPWLIRGGMAPADMAEEDRIFLLENFFSANRQRLIEPNRRYLELLHLAGDGARVKGRERHRHFSAQDLLDLQVWFFLAWTGEAARRRYPELKELVKKGRHFTEEDKALLFDRHADILNGIIPLYKKLHDEGKAELAVSPYYHPILPLLCDMKAAGIAMPRVNLPATRFRHPEDARSQVSRGIARFREIFGFTPVGMWPSEGSVSDEALAIIAGCGIKWIATDEEILARTLSGGLGSGREALYHSYTFRQGARELKAFFRDHLLSDLIGFTYSSWEPQRAVEDFVGRLGEIRERIPGARVVPVILDGENAWEYYPDNGYDFLRGLYGATAAAPGVSCVTCSEFLAREPERRVIEHIHPGSWINADYGIWVGHPEENQGWDYLERAREAAITASPLVADLMAVGGAWEGEGTAEERTARLVCTSLYAAEGSDWFWWYGDDHFSSHSDRFDRLFRKHLMNCYRLLGLDVPRELYEPIKKLTPAGLVREPAALITPVVNGLVDDYFEWLAAGLVDLTKQASAMHAAESVLQSLFYGFDRENLYLRLDSPSPVAATLLEGDTLHLHLVTEGEYRLDMIPSATGGELMVKGPKGWKSGKARCCWAMDRVCEVSVPLAPLKLAPQGKLFVTVTLTRGGEEFGRWPADSPLALVYAGAELDAENWLI; the protein is encoded by the coding sequence GTGAGCGCACCCCTTTCCGTCATATTCCTGTGGCACATGCACCAGCCGTACTACAAGGATCCGGTGAAGGGTGAGTACGCCCTTCCCTGGACCTACCTCCATGCCGTGAAGGACTACTACGACATGGCGGCCATCGTTGACGACACCCCGGGAGCGCGGGCGGTCTTCAATCTGGTGCCGTCGCTCCTGGACCAGATCCTCGACTATGCCGCCGGCACGGCTGTGGACCCGTGGCTCATTAGGGGGGGGATGGCTCCGGCCGACATGGCCGAGGAAGACCGGATCTTCCTGCTGGAAAATTTCTTCTCGGCCAACCGCCAGCGGCTCATCGAGCCGAACCGCCGCTACCTGGAACTTCTCCACCTGGCCGGTGACGGAGCCAGGGTAAAAGGCCGGGAGCGGCATCGCCACTTCAGCGCTCAGGATCTGCTGGACCTCCAGGTCTGGTTCTTCCTGGCCTGGACCGGGGAGGCGGCCCGCCGCCGCTACCCCGAGTTGAAGGAGCTGGTGAAGAAAGGACGCCACTTCACCGAGGAGGACAAGGCACTCCTCTTTGACCGGCATGCCGACATCCTGAACGGCATCATTCCCCTCTACAAAAAACTCCATGACGAGGGAAAGGCGGAGTTGGCCGTCTCACCCTACTATCACCCGATACTCCCCCTTCTCTGCGACATGAAGGCGGCCGGCATCGCCATGCCGCGGGTAAACCTGCCGGCAACCCGTTTCCGCCATCCGGAGGATGCCCGCAGCCAGGTGAGCCGGGGGATTGCCCGATTCCGGGAGATTTTCGGTTTCACGCCGGTCGGCATGTGGCCGTCGGAGGGGTCGGTGAGCGACGAGGCCCTCGCCATCATTGCCGGCTGCGGCATCAAGTGGATTGCCACCGACGAGGAGATTCTCGCCAGGACCCTTTCCGGAGGGCTCGGTTCCGGCCGGGAGGCCCTCTATCATTCCTACACGTTCCGGCAGGGCGCGCGGGAGCTGAAGGCCTTTTTCCGGGATCACCTCCTCTCGGACCTGATCGGCTTCACCTACTCCTCCTGGGAGCCTCAGCGGGCCGTTGAAGACTTTGTGGGGAGGCTCGGGGAAATACGGGAGCGAATTCCCGGAGCCAGGGTGGTCCCGGTGATTCTGGACGGCGAGAACGCCTGGGAGTACTACCCGGACAACGGTTACGATTTTCTCCGGGGGCTTTACGGGGCCACCGCCGCCGCGCCGGGGGTTTCATGCGTCACCTGCTCGGAGTTTCTCGCCCGTGAGCCGGAGCGGCGGGTCATCGAGCATATCCATCCCGGCTCCTGGATCAATGCCGATTATGGCATTTGGGTCGGTCACCCTGAAGAGAACCAGGGGTGGGATTATCTGGAGCGGGCGCGGGAGGCTGCAATTACCGCAAGCCCGCTGGTGGCCGATCTCATGGCCGTGGGGGGGGCGTGGGAAGGGGAGGGCACCGCTGAAGAGCGGACGGCCCGTCTCGTCTGCACGTCCCTCTATGCCGCCGAGGGGAGCGACTGGTTCTGGTGGTATGGGGACGATCACTTTTCGTCCCATAGCGACCGCTTCGACCGGTTGTTCCGCAAGCATCTCATGAATTGCTACCGGCTGCTCGGCCTTGACGTCCCCCGGGAGCTGTACGAGCCCATAAAGAAGCTTACTCCGGCGGGGCTCGTACGGGAGCCGGCCGCTCTCATCACCCCCGTCGTCAATGGCCTGGTGGACGACTATTTCGAGTGGCTTGCGGCCGGCCTTGTGGACCTCACCAAGCAGGCATCGGCCATGCACGCCGCCGAGAGCGTTCTTCAGTCGCTCTTTTACGGCTTCGACCGGGAGAACCTTTACTTGCGCCTCGACAGCCCCTCGCCGGTTGCCGCAACTCTCCTGGAAGGGGATACTCTCCATCTCCATCTCGTCACCGAGGGGGAATACCGGCTTGATATGATACCTTCCGCTACCGGCGGCGAGCTGATGGTTAAGGGGCCCAAAGGGTGGAAGAGCGGTAAGGCCCGTTGTTGCTGGGCAATGGATCGGGTCTGCGAGGTATCGGTTCCCCTGGCTCCCCTGAAGCTTGCTCCGCAGGGAAAGCTTTTCGTCACGGTTACCCTGACGCGGGGGGGGGAGGAGTTCGGCCGCTGGCCTGCCGATTCGCCCCTGGCACTGGTCTACGCGGGGGCGGAGCTGGATGCGGAAAACTGGTTGATATGA
- the galT gene encoding galactose-1-phosphate uridylyltransferase — protein sequence MSELRWDPLKQHWVIIATDRGRRPRDFLVEPEPSEITSCPFCYGNEDKTPGEVFALRPSGAANSTGWKVRVIPNRFPVLRIEGELNSRAYGIYDVMNGIGAHEVIIETPDHNRGLSELSPAEIAEVLKAYRSRFLDLRRDMRFRYMVLFKNHGQRAGATLSHSHSQLIAVPLIPPVAATELRICREHYAVKERCLFCDLLDFELQSGDRVVREFPNYVTMTPYASSFPFELRLYPKRHSHDFALSTDADLAELAVALKDMLSRLKRVLRDPPYNFILHTAPPPQPRLGKPDFWSSIEYDYHWHIELVPRLTAIAGFEWGTGFFINPTSPEDAAEFLRSA from the coding sequence ATGTCAGAACTGAGATGGGATCCCCTCAAGCAGCACTGGGTGATTATCGCCACCGACAGGGGGAGGCGTCCGCGGGATTTTCTCGTGGAGCCGGAGCCCTCCGAGATAACCAGTTGTCCTTTCTGTTATGGCAACGAAGACAAAACGCCCGGCGAGGTTTTCGCGCTCCGGCCCTCTGGAGCTGCGAATTCCACCGGCTGGAAGGTGCGGGTCATCCCGAACCGGTTTCCGGTCCTCCGGATCGAGGGTGAGCTCAACAGCCGCGCCTACGGCATCTATGACGTCATGAACGGCATCGGCGCCCACGAGGTCATCATCGAGACACCAGACCACAACCGGGGCCTGTCCGAACTTTCCCCCGCCGAGATTGCCGAGGTCCTGAAGGCATACCGGTCGCGCTTTCTTGACCTGCGCCGCGACATGCGGTTCCGGTACATGGTGCTTTTCAAGAACCACGGCCAGCGGGCGGGCGCTACCCTCTCCCATTCCCATAGCCAGCTCATAGCAGTGCCTCTGATTCCGCCGGTGGCGGCCACTGAACTGCGGATATGCCGCGAGCACTACGCCGTCAAGGAGCGCTGCCTCTTCTGCGATCTGCTGGATTTCGAGCTCCAGAGCGGCGACCGGGTCGTGCGGGAGTTCCCCAACTACGTCACCATGACTCCCTATGCCTCCAGCTTCCCCTTCGAGCTGCGGCTCTATCCCAAGCGGCATTCCCATGACTTCGCGCTCTCCACCGATGCGGATCTGGCCGAGCTTGCCGTGGCGCTCAAGGATATGCTCAGCCGGCTCAAAAGGGTCCTCAGGGATCCCCCTTACAATTTCATTCTCCACACCGCGCCTCCCCCGCAACCCCGCTTGGGCAAACCCGATTTCTGGAGTTCCATCGAGTATGACTACCACTGGCACATAGAACTGGTGCCACGGCTCACCGCCATTGCCGGCTTCGAGTGGGGTACCGGCTTCTTCATCAACCCCACGTCGCCGGAGGATGCGGCCGAGTTTCTCCGAAGCGCATGA
- a CDS encoding GAF domain-containing sensor histidine kinase: MDWVCCWHREVVEPGGCPNIGEGEEVLYTSYQRRVIEKCIDCPNFRADLQKLGDEGSPLGKVVPILVAEVLEQRGKLQSMVGFLDSREREIKFLHEISLVLQTSVDLDEVLSVVMTAITAGKGFGMNRAFLLLADKERKLLRGYLGVGPQNFGEACGIWEDIQRDDFTLKEMARDFYKTKLTSEKQKFHDILERMTIPLADQNNILVRALREKRPILVENAFHSPDCDHSLVQALGVDTFLITPLISRNRRIGVIISDNCITHKRITPQDVQSLETFAFSVAFAIERASLYERLQEELLKVTAANVKLKEQQELIVKMERMALVGKITSSIAHSIRNPLMIIGGFSRSLLKGAAEDDPKREYLESIGQQAHQLEEVLEDILNYSDSLYPTLDIWDVNQLLSSVCRELDGQLQERRVACRLRLDAHLPPARIDYKQVANCVRTIISTVVEGMAEGGDVRVETRRENGWIVVEVRGSGASLPMEDIEAMTTPFSSTEELGTGLGVAICKTVMERHGNILEIDTPDGNETRYLIKLPENKEDA; encoded by the coding sequence GTGGATTGGGTCTGTTGCTGGCACAGGGAGGTGGTTGAACCGGGAGGGTGTCCCAACATCGGCGAGGGGGAGGAGGTTCTTTATACCTCCTACCAGCGGCGGGTCATTGAAAAATGCATTGACTGCCCCAATTTTCGCGCCGATCTCCAGAAGCTGGGGGATGAGGGATCTCCACTGGGGAAGGTGGTCCCGATTCTCGTTGCCGAGGTTCTGGAGCAGCGGGGAAAGCTGCAATCGATGGTCGGGTTTCTCGACAGCCGGGAGCGGGAGATCAAGTTCCTTCACGAGATCAGTCTCGTACTTCAGACTTCCGTAGACCTGGATGAAGTCCTTTCGGTGGTGATGACCGCCATCACGGCCGGCAAGGGGTTCGGTATGAACCGGGCCTTTCTGCTGCTGGCCGACAAGGAACGCAAGCTTTTGCGGGGATACCTGGGGGTGGGGCCGCAGAATTTCGGCGAGGCGTGTGGGATTTGGGAGGATATCCAGCGGGACGACTTCACCCTCAAGGAGATGGCGCGGGACTTCTACAAGACCAAGCTCACGTCGGAAAAACAGAAGTTCCATGACATCCTTGAGCGGATGACCATCCCGCTGGCGGACCAGAACAACATCCTTGTCCGGGCGCTGAGGGAAAAGCGGCCGATCCTGGTCGAGAACGCCTTCCACAGCCCCGACTGTGACCATTCGCTGGTGCAGGCCCTGGGGGTGGACACGTTCCTGATTACCCCCCTCATCTCCCGCAACCGGCGGATCGGGGTCATTATCTCCGATAACTGCATCACCCACAAAAGGATTACCCCCCAGGACGTGCAGTCCCTGGAGACCTTTGCCTTCTCGGTGGCTTTCGCCATTGAACGGGCTTCACTCTATGAGCGGCTCCAGGAGGAACTCCTCAAGGTGACGGCCGCCAATGTGAAGCTGAAAGAGCAGCAGGAGCTGATCGTTAAAATGGAGCGGATGGCGCTGGTGGGAAAGATTACCTCCAGCATTGCCCACTCCATACGCAATCCTCTCATGATAATCGGAGGCTTCTCCCGCTCGCTCCTGAAGGGGGCCGCCGAGGATGACCCCAAGCGGGAGTACCTGGAGTCCATAGGGCAGCAGGCGCACCAGTTGGAGGAAGTCCTGGAGGATATTCTCAACTATTCCGATTCCCTCTACCCGACCCTGGATATCTGGGACGTGAACCAGCTTTTGAGCTCCGTATGCCGCGAGCTCGACGGACAGCTCCAGGAGCGGCGCGTGGCCTGTCGGCTTCGGCTCGATGCCCATCTGCCGCCGGCGCGCATCGACTACAAACAAGTGGCAAACTGCGTAAGAACGATTATTTCCACGGTTGTTGAAGGAATGGCGGAGGGGGGGGATGTCAGAGTCGAAACCCGTCGCGAAAACGGCTGGATTGTCGTGGAGGTAAGAGGGAGCGGGGCAAGTCTCCCCATGGAAGATATCGAAGCCATGACGACCCCCTTCTCCTCCACCGAGGAGCTGGGCACAGGGCTCGGCGTGGCGATCTGCAAGACGGTTATGGAAAGACACGGCAATATTCTGGAAATTGATACTCCGGACGGGAATGAAACCCGCTACCTTATAAAACTGCCTGAAAACAAGGAGGATGCATAA
- a CDS encoding DUF523 domain-containing protein, protein MDMPTPLPITIGISACLMGKKVRYDGSHKHDRYVADILGRFFRIIPVCPEVGCGLPVPREAMRLELDGGSLRLVTITTRIDHTDRMLAWCEHEVSELELENISGFVFKKNSPSSGLNDVPVYRMGMPDMVGRGLFANAVTERFPNLPVEEAEQLHDQALMENFIKRVFAYRR, encoded by the coding sequence ATGGATATGCCAACCCCATTACCCATTACGATTGGAATCAGCGCCTGCCTCATGGGCAAAAAAGTCCGCTACGACGGCAGCCACAAGCACGACCGATACGTCGCCGACATCCTGGGCCGGTTCTTCCGGATCATCCCGGTCTGCCCCGAGGTTGGCTGCGGCCTGCCGGTTCCCAGGGAGGCCATGCGGCTGGAACTCGATGGCGGCTCCCTCAGGCTGGTCACCATTACAACACGCATCGACCACACTGACCGCATGCTCGCATGGTGCGAGCACGAAGTCTCTGAACTGGAACTGGAAAATATCAGCGGTTTCGTATTCAAAAAGAACTCGCCGAGCTCGGGGCTCAACGACGTGCCGGTGTACCGCATGGGGATGCCGGACATGGTGGGGCGGGGACTCTTTGCCAATGCGGTCACGGAACGTTTCCCGAACCTTCCGGTGGAAGAAGCGGAACAACTCCACGACCAGGCGTTAATGGAGAACTTCATTAAACGGGTATTCGCCTACCGGCGATGA
- a CDS encoding response regulator, producing MARLLVVDDESSIRLLYSQELADEGHDVTTAANISEAVDQIKENEFDLIVLDIKLKNESGLELLQKVVKERHNLPVILCTAFSCFKDDFSAWLADGYVVKSSDLTELKEEVKRVLAKKGK from the coding sequence ATGGCTCGACTGCTGGTGGTTGACGACGAAAGCAGCATCAGACTGCTCTATTCACAGGAACTGGCCGACGAAGGGCATGATGTTACGACTGCCGCCAATATCTCGGAGGCGGTTGATCAGATAAAGGAAAACGAATTCGACCTGATCGTTCTTGATATAAAGCTCAAGAACGAGAGCGGCCTGGAGCTTCTCCAGAAGGTGGTAAAGGAGCGGCACAACCTGCCGGTCATCCTCTGCACCGCCTTCTCCTGCTTCAAGGACGACTTCTCCGCCTGGCTCGCCGACGGTTACGTGGTGAAGTCCAGCGACCTCACGGAGTTGAAGGAAGAGGTCAAGCGGGTACTGGCGAAGAAAGGCAAGTGA